In the Streptomyces sp. NBC_00193 genome, TCCGCCTCCTTCACGGCGCGCTTGGTGGCGGCCTCGGCCTCACCAGTGGCCTGCTGGGCGACCGTAAGGGCCTCGACCAGCTCGATCACGGCCATCGGGGCGTTGTCGCCACGACGGTTGCCGATCTTGGTGATGCGCGTGTAACCACCGGGGCGGTTCTCGTAGCGCGGGGCGATCTCGGTGAACAGCGTGTGCACGATGCTCTTGTCCGTGATCGTCTGCAGCACCAGGCGACGGTTGTGGATGTCGCCCTTCTTGGCCTTGGTCACCAGACGCTCGGCGTAGGGACGCAGGCGGCGGGCCTTGGCCTCGGTGGTGGTGATGCGGCCGTGCTCGAAGAGCGACTTCGCGAGGTTCGCGAGGAGGTGCTTCTCGTGCGCGGCGCTGCCGCCCAGACGGGCACCCTTTGCGGGACGCGGCATGGTCATACTCCTTCATATCTGCACCGGCCGTGTCAGGTACCGGTGACAGTTCCCCCGAGGCGGATGCCGCGGGAAAGTTCAAATCAAGCCCGGCCGGCGTTTGAGGCCAAAGACCTCAGCCGCCGGCGACGGGGTGAATCAGTACTGCTCGGTCTCGACGAAACCGGCGTCCGCGTCGTCGTCGGCGCCGAAGGCGTCGGCGGCGGCGGTCGGGTCGAATCCGGGCGGGCTGTCCTTGAGGGCCAGGCCCATGCCGGCCAGCTTCGCCTTGACCTCGTCGATCGACTTCGCACCGAAGTTGCGGATGTCGAGCAGGTCGGCCTCGGAGCGGGCGACGAGCTCACCCACGGAGTGGATGCCCTCGCGCTTGAGGCAGTTGTACGACCGAACGGTGAGCTCGAGCTCCTCGATCGGCAGGGCGAGATCGGCGGCCAGGGCCGCGTCCGTCGGCGAGGGGCCCATGTCGATGCCCTCGGCGTCGATGTTGAGCTCGCGGGCCAGACCGAACAGCTCGACCAGGGTCTTACCGGCGGACGCCATGGCGTCGCGCGGGCGCATGGCCTGCTTGGTCTCGACGTCGACGATCAGCTTGTCGAAGTCGGTGCGCTGCTCGACTCGGGTCGCCTCGACCTTGTAGGTGACCTTGAGGACCGGGCTGTAGATGGAGTCGATCGGGATGCGACCGATCTCCTGGCCCAGCTGCTTGTTCTGGACGGCGGAGACGTAGCCGCGACCGCGCTCGACGGTCAGCTCCATCTCCAGCTTGCCCTTGCCGTTGAGCGTGGCGAGGACCAGGTCCGGGTTGTGCACCTCGACACCGGCCGGGGGCGCGATGTCGGCAGCGGTGACCAGGCCGGGACCCTGCTTGCGCAGGTACATCACGACCGGCTCGTCGTGCTCCGAGGAGACGACCAGCTGCTTGATGTTGAGGATGATGTCGGTGACGTCTTCCTTGACACCCGGCACGGTGGTGAACTCGTGCAGGACGCCGTCCACGCGGATGCTGGTGACAGCGGCACCCGGGATCGAGGACAGGAGCGTGCGGCGGAGCGAGTTGCCGAGGGTGTAGCCGAAGCCCGGCTCCAGCGGCTCGATCACGAACCGCGAGCGGTACTCGTCTACGACCTCTTCGGTCAGCGAGGGGCGCTGAGCGATAAGCATGTGGATTCCTTCATTCGTGGACGCCCACTATTTGACGCCCGACGGATCGTGGCCCGGGGGCCACGGACTACAAGGGTACGGGCGGTACGTCCCCCGCGAGGGGTTCGTACCGCCCGGACACTCAAAGACGCACAGGCGCGAAGCCCGGCGTCGCCGAATCAGACGCGGCGACGCTTGGGCGGACGGCAGCCGTTGTGCGGGGTGGGGGTGACGTCCTGGATCGAGCCGACCTCGAGGCCGGTGGCCTGGAGGGAGCGGATCGCGGTCTCACGGCCGGAGCCGGGACCCTTGACGAAGACGTCGACCTTGCGCATGCCGTGCTCCTGCGCGCGACGGGCGGCCGACTCGGCGGCCATCTGCGCGGCGAAGGGGGTGGACTTGCGCGAGCCCTTGAAGCCGACGTGGCCGGCGGAGGCCCAGGAGATCACGTTGCCCGCGGGGTCCGTGATCGAAACGATGGTGTTGTTGAACGTGCTCTTGATGTGGGCGTGCCCATGAGCGACGTTCTTCTTTTCCTTGCGGCGCACCTTCTTGGCAGCGCCCTGACGACCCTTGGGGGGCATCTAAATCTCCTACGGGAGGTGGTCGGTCCTACAGCGCAAGACCGCTGAACAGGACTACTTCTTGCCCGGCTTCTTCTTACCGGCGATCGCGCGACGCGGACCCTTGCGGGTACGGGCGTTCGTGCTGGTGCGCTGACCGTGCACGGGCAGGCCACGACGGTGGCGAACACCCTGGTAGCACTGGATCTCGACCTTGCGACGGATGTCGGCCTGGATCTCGCGGCGGAGGTCACCCTCGGTGCGGAGGTTGGCGTCCACGTACTCGCGGATCTTGACCAGGTCCTCTTCGGCCAGGTCACGAACGCGGGTGTCGGGGTTCACACCGGTGGCCGCAAGGATTTCCTTGGACCGGGTGCGACCGACACCGAAGACGTAGGTAAGTGCGATCTCCACACGCTTTTCGCGCGGGATGTCAACACCGGAAACGCGTGCCATTCAATGGCTCCTGTGTGTTCGGGGGTCTTCCGCAGAACCGAACCCCGACCGCCGACCACTCCTGAGTGGGTGGTGGTACGCCCGGGTCCCCGGCCCCCGCCGGAGGTGCCGCCGGCCCTGGTCAGGGCTGGGCGGGTTCTGCGTATGTACGTTTTCTTACGTCGCGCGAAGAACTGCGTAGTGCAGGTCGGTCGGCGTGCGTCAGCCCTGGCGCTGCTTGTGGCGCAGGTTGTCGCAGATGACCATGACCCGACCGTGACGGCGGATCACCTTGCACTTGTCGCAGATCTTCTTGACGCTCGGCTTGACCTTCATGTTGGTGAGGTTCTCCGGGTCAGTGCCACCACCCGCGTCGGGACAGGACGTCCGGACGGGAGTGAAGACAAGATCTACTTGTATCGGTAGACGATCCGGCCACGCGTCAGGTCGTAGGGAGAGAGCTCCACGACAACCCGGTCATCAGGAAGGATGCGGATGTAGTGCATGCGCATCTTGCCGCTGATGTGCGCGAGGACCTTGTGACCGTTCTGGAGTTCCACCTTGAACATCGCGTTCGGGAGGGACTCGATCACGGTGCCCTCGATTTCGATGGCACCTTGCTTCTTGGCCACGCTTCGCCTTTCGAATCGGCTACCTTGATCAGCTCCCCGCCTTCGCATGAGGACATGCGGGTGCAAAGGAGCCGACGAGTCAGTCTACGTCAGGGCCCACCGAAAGACGAATCCGGAAAGTGTGCCCTACAGGATAGATCATCAATCCTGCCCATACCGGACCGCGTGGGCCCGGCTCAGCCCAGCGGGTCGGGCGCGGTGGTCACGCCGTACTCCGCCAGCTTCGCCTTGCCGCAGTCCGGGGAGGTCAGGACGATCGGTCCCTCCTCGGTCAGGGCGATGGAGTGCTCCCAGTGCGAGGACCAGGTGCCGTCCGTGGTGATGACCGTCCAGTCGTCCGCCAGGACCTCCGTCTGGGCGGTGCCCAGCGAGACCATCGGCTCGATCGCCAGGCACAGGCCGGGGACGAGCTTGATGCCCTTGCCCCGCTTGCGCGAGACGTAGTTCAGCAGGTGCGGGTCCATGTGCATCTCGGAACCGATGCCGTGGCCGCCGTAGTCCTCGATGATCCCGAACTTGCCGAGGCTGTGCTCGCCCGTGGTCGGGCGCGGCTGCCGCTTGATGTAGGTCTCGATCGCCTTCGAGATGTCCACGAGGCGGTTGCCGAGCTTCATGGCGGCGATACCGGCCCACATGGACTCCTCGGTCACCCGGGACAGCTCCACGAGCTCAGGGGCGTGTCCAGAGCCCACGAAGGCGGTGTACGCGGCGTCGCCGTGCCAGCCGTCGACGATCGCGCCGGCGTCGATCGAGATGATGTCGCCGTCCTTCAGCACCGTCTTGTCGTCGGGGATGCCGTGGACGACGACCTCGTTGACCGAGGTGCAGATGGTCGCGGGGAACCCGCCGTAGCCGAGGAAGTTCGACTTGGCGCCGGCATCCGCGATGACCTTGCGGGCCACCATGTCCAGATCCCGCGTCGTGGCGCCCGGCACGGCCGCCTCACGGGTCGCCGCGTGGATCGCAGCGACGACCAGCCCCGCCTCACGCATCTTCGCGATCTGCTCGGGGGTCTTGATCTGGACCATGACGTACCTGCCACCTTCGGATTCGGGTCTTTCAACAGTACGGCCGCGGCGTCCTGGGGACACCGCGGCCGGGGCTGCACTACAGGTGAACTGCTTCTTGCTACTTCTTCAGCGCGTCCATGGCGCGCTGCGTGACGTCCTTGACCTCGCCGAGGGCGGGGATCGTCACGAGCAGGCCCTGGGCCTTGTAGAAGTCGATGATCGGCTCCGTCTGCGTGTGGTAGACGTCGAGGCGGTTGCGCACCGTGGCCTCGGAGTCGTCCTCACGCTGGTAGAGCTCGCCACCGCACGTGTCGCACACGCCTTCGGTCTTCGGCGCCGCGTAGTCCACGTGGAAGATGTGCTTGTTGTCCTTGCGGCAGGTGCGCCGCCCGGCGATCCGCTTCACGACCTCGTCCTCCTCGACCTCCAGGTCGAGGACGGCGTCGAGCTTGATGCCCTGCGCCTTGAGGATCTCGTCCAGCGCTTCAGCCTGGGAGACGTTGCGCGGGAAGCCGTCGAGCAGGAAGCCGTTCGCGGCGTCCGGCTGCTCCATGCGGTCCTTGGCCATGTCGATCGTGACCTGGTCGGGGACGAGGTCACCCTTCGACATGTAGGACTGCGCGCGCTGGCCCAGCTCCGTCTTCTGGCTGATGTTGGCCCGGAACAAGTCGCCCGTGGAGATGTGCGGGATCGACAAGGTTTCGGCAAGCACAGTCGCCTGCGTTCCCTTGCCCGCGCCCGGCGGGCCGACGAGGACGATTCGCATCAGCGGAGGAACCCTTCGTAATTACGCTGCTGGAGCTGGCTCTCGATCTGCTTCACGGTTTCCAGACCCACACCCACGATGATCAGGATGCTCGTCCCGCCGAACGGGAAGTTCTGGTTCGCTCCGAAGCCGGCCAACGCCATCGTCGGCACAAGAGCGATCAGACCCAGGTACAGCGACCCCGGCCAGGTGATCCGGTTGAGTACATAGCTGAGGTACTCGGCGGTAGGCCGACCGGCGCGGATGCCCGGAATGAACCCACCATACTTCTTCATGTTGTCTGCAACTTCCTCGGGGTTGAACGAGATCGCCACGTAGAAGAACGCGAAGAAAACGATCAGGAGGAAGTAGGTGGCGATGTAGTACGGGTGATCGCCCTTGACGAAGTGCTTGCTGATCCAGTTGGCCCAGCCGGCGGTGGAACCGCTGAACTGGACGATCAACGCCGGGATGTACAGCAGCGACGAGGCGAAGATGACCGGGATGACACCGGCCTGGTTCACCTTGAGGGGGATGTACGTCGAGGTGCCGCCGTACGCGCGCCGGCCGATCATGCGCTTCGCGTACTGGACCGGGATCCGCCGCTGCGCCTGCTCGACGAAGACCACCAGGGCCACCATCGCGAGGCCGACCAGGATGACCACGCCGAACTCGACCCAGCCGTCCGCGATCTTGCCCTGCTCCTTGATGGCCCACAGGGAACCGACGAAGCCCGCGGCGATCGAGATGAACATCAGGATCGACATACCGTTGCCGATGCCCCGGTCGGTGATGAGCTCACCGAGCCACATGACCAGGCAGGTTCCGGCGGTCATGGTGAGCACCATGACGACGGTGGTGAAGATCGACCGGTCGGGAACGATCTGGTCTTTGACGGAGCACGTCCCGAAGAGGGCTCCGCTGCGGGCGGTGGCGACGAGGCCGGTGCCCTGCAGGATCGCGAGCGCGACCGTCAAATAGCGCGTGTACTGAGTGATCTTCGACGTGCCGGACTGACCCTCTTTTTTGAGGTTCTCCAGCTTCGGGATGACCACGGTCAGCAGCTGCAGGATGATGCTCGCCGTGATGTACGGCATGATGCCGAGCGCGAAGATCGTGATCTGGAGCAGCGCGCCACCGCTGAACATGTTGACGAGACCGAAGAGGCTGTTGTTGCCCGCCCCCATCTGGTCCACACAGATCTGAACGTTCTTGTAGCTCACGCCGGGTACCGGCACGTGGGAACCGAGTCGGTACAGCACGATGATGGCGAGCGTGAAAAGCAGCTTCTTGCGCAGGTCGGGCGTCTTGAACGCCCGGGCGAACGCGGTGAGCACGGTGCCTCCTGCGACCCCCGCGCTACTGCGTCAGAGGTGACGGTCTGAGGGATCGACGAATGTGTACAAGCAAAGGTGCAGGCCACCTTACCGGCGTCTGCACCTTCCACGGAACGACCAACCGGGGATGCCCCATATGTGAGGCATCCCCGGTCGGGTTTCTAGCTATTTGTCACTGAGTTCGTCTTAGACGAGCTCGGTCACAGAGCCACCAGCGGCGGCAATCTTCTCCTTGGCGGAGCCGGAAACGGCGTCAACCGAAACCTGCAGCGCCACGGAGATCTCGCCCTGGCCCAGGACCTTGACGAGGCTGTTCTTGCGAACCGCGCCCTTGGCGACCAGGTCGGCCACCGTGACTTCTCCACCCTCGGGGTAGAGAGCGCCGAGCTTGTCCAGGTTCACGACCTGGAACTCGGTGCGGAACGGGTTCTTGAAGCCCTTGAGCTTCGGCAGACGCATGTGGAGGGGCATCTGCCCACCCTCGAAGCGCTGCGGGATCTGGTAACGGGCCTTCTGGCCCTTCGTACCACGACCGGCCGTCTTACCCTTCGACGCCTCACCACGACCGACACGGGTCTTCGCGGTCTTGGCGCCGGGGGCGGGACGGAGGTTGTGGGCCTTCAGCGGGCTGCTCTCAGCCATGTTAGTCAACCTCCTCAACCGTCACGAGGTGGCGGACGGTGTGAACCATTCCGCGGAACTCGGGGCGGTCCTCCTTGACGACGACGTCGTTCAGGCGCTTGAGCCCGAGCGAACGCAGCGTGTCGCGGTGGTTCTGCTTGCTGCCGATGTACGACTTGATCTGCGTGACCTTGAGGCGAGCCATTACGCACCCGCCCCAGCACGTGCACGGAGCAGAGCCGCGGGAGCGACGTCCTCGAGGGGCAGACCACGGCGAGCCGCGATCTCCTCGGGACGCTGCAGGCCCTTGAGGGCCGCCACGGTCGCGTGCACGATGTTGATCGCGTTGGAAGAACCAAGCGACTTCGACAGGATGTCGTGAACGCCGGCGCACTCCAGAACGGCGCGCACCGGGCCACCGGCGATAACACCGGTACCGGGGGCGGCCGGCTTCAGCAGCACGACGCCCGCGGCACGCTCACCCGTGATCGGGTGAGGAATGGTGCCCTGGATGCGCGGAACCTTGAAGAAGGACTTCTTGGCTTCCTCGACACCCTTGGCAATGGCCGCGGGAACTTCCTTGGCCTTGCCGTAACCGACACCTACAGTGCCGTCACCGTCGCCCACCACGACCAGCGCGGTGAAGCTGAAGCGGCGACCACCCTTGACAACCTTGGCGACGCGGTTGATCGCGACAACGCGCTCAACGTAAGCGGTCTTCTCGGCGGCAGGGCCACCGTCGCGACCCTTCCGGTCCCGCCGCTCGCCGCCACCGGCACCGCTTCCGCGGCGCTGGGGTCCAGCCATTGGATTACCTCTCTCTGTTACGTCCGTGAGTCCCGGAAAACGGGGCTTAGAACTTCAGCCCGGCTTCGCGGGCGGCGTCAGCCAGAGCGGCAATGCGCCCGGCGTATCGGTTGCCACCGCGGTCGAACACGACGGTCTCGACACCCGCAGCCTTGGCACGCTCGGCGACGAGTGCGCCGACGGCCTGGGCCTGCGAGCTCTTGTCGCCTTCGCCACCACGGATCGAAGCGTCCAGGGTCGACGCGGACGCCAGGGTGTGACCCTGGAGGTCGTCGATGACCTGAGCAACGATGTTGCGGTTGGAACGCGTCACGACGAGGCGCGGACGCTCCGCCGTACCCGAGACGTTCTTGCGGATGCGGATGTGGCGGCGGGCCTTGGCGGCACGCTTGTACGCGTCGCCCTTGGCGATCTTTACACCGTATGCCATGGCTACTTACCAGCCTTTCCGACCTTGCGGCGGATGACTTCGCCGGCGTACTTGACACCCTTGGCCTTGTACGGGTCGGGCTTCCGCAGCTTGCGGATGTTGGCGGCGACCTCGCCGACCTTCTGCTTGTCGATGCCCTCGACCGAGAACTTGGTGGGCGACTCGACCTTGAAGGAGATGCCCTCGGGCGCCTCGATCAGGATCGGGTGGCTGTAGCCAAGCTGGAACTCCAGGTTGGAGCCCTTCGCGGCGACGCGGTAACCGACACCGCTGATCTCAAGAGCCTTGACGTAACCCGTGGTCACGCCGGTGATCATGTTCGCCACCAGCGTGCGGGACAGGCCGTGCAGGGCCTTGTTCTGACGCTCGTCGTTGGGGCGGGTGACGTTCAGAACGCCGTCCTCACCCTTGACGATCTCGATCGGCGCCTTGACCGTGAGCGCGAGGGAACCCTTGGGGCCCTTCACAGCCACAGCCTGGCCGTCGATGGTGACGTCCACACCGGCGGGAACCTGGATGGGGAGCTTGCCGATTCGCGACATTGCTTTTCCTCCGTTCCCGACTACCAGACGTAGGCGAGGACTTCCCCACCTACGCCCTTCTTGCCTGCCTGCTGGCCGGTGAGCAGACCGTGGGACGTGGAGATGATCGCCACGCCCAGGCCGCCGAGCACCTTCGGCAGGTTGGTGGACTTTGCGTACACACGCAGACCGGGCTTCGAGATCCGCTTGATGCCCGCAATGGAGCGCTCGCGGTTCGGGCCGAACTTCAGCTCGAGGACGAGGTTCTTGCCGACCTCGGCGTCCTCGACCTTCCAGCCGGTGATGAAACCCTCCTGCTTGAGGATTTCTGCGATGTGCGACTTGATCTTGCTGTGCGGCATCACGACAGAGTCGTGGTACGCCGAGTTAGCGTTACGCAGACGCGTGAGCATGTCTGCGATCGGGTCAGTCATGGTCATGAAGTGGCCTTCGGCCTCTCTCGCCGGGGTTTCCTGTATGCGCCATCCCTCTCCCCACTCAGTGGCGGGACGGGTGCGGTGCGGGGACCTACGGCGTAGTAAGTCGTTATGGGCGGCGGACGCCCAACCACACAAGCCTAAGGCATGCGCGGCCGGGCATCCGCCGTCCAGATGCTTACCGAGAGTCTCTGGTTTCTCCCAAGTCCTTACGGACGAGAGGGAATTACCAGGAGCTCTTGGTCACGCCCGGCAGCTCGCCACGGTGAGCCATCTCACGAAGGCAGACGCGGCACAGGCCGAACTTGCGGTACACGGAGTGGGGGCGACCGCAGCGCTGGCAGCGGGTGTACGCACGCACACCGAACTTGGGCTTGCGGGCAGCCTTCGCGATGAGAGCCTTCTTCGCCATCTCGCTTACGCCTCCTTGAAGGGGAAGCCGAGGTGACGAAGGAGCGCGCGGCCCTCAGCGTCGTTGGTCGCCGTGGTGACCACGGTGATGTCCATACCCCGGGTACGGTCGATCTTGTCCTGGTCGATCTCGTGGAACATGACCTGCTCCGTGAGACCGAAGGTGTAGTTGCCACGGCCGTCGAACTGCTTCGGCGACAGACCACGGAAGTCACGGATACGCGGCAGCGCGAGCGACAGCGTACGGTCCAGGAACTCCCACATGCGGTCACCACGGAGGGTGACGTGGCAGCCGATCGGCTGACCCTCGCGCAGCTTGAACTGCGCGATGGACTTGCGGGCCTTCGTGACGGCCGGCTTCTGACCGGTGATCGTCGTCAGGTCCTTGATGGCGCCGTCGATCAGCTTGGAGTCGCGGGCGGCGTCGCCCACACCCATGTTGACCACGATCTTCACGAGGCCGGGGATCTGCATGACGTTCTCGTAGGAGAACTCTTCACGCAGCTTGCCCGCGATGTCCTCGCGGTACTTCGTCTTGAGACGCGGAGTGGTAGCCATCAGATGTCCTCACCCGTCCGCTTGGCAACGCGGATCTTGTTGCCCTCGTCATCGAAGCGGAAACCGACGCGGGTAACGACCTTCTGGCCGTCCTTCTCCACAACCAGCTGAACGTTGCTGACGTGGATCGGCGCCTCGGTGATCACGATGCCACCGGTCTGCGAGCCACCAGCGGTCTGGCCGGCCTTGGTGTGCTTCTTGACCCGGTTGACACCCTCGACGAGGACGCGGTTCTCAGTAGGGATGGCCAGAATGACCTTGCCCTGCTTGCCCTTGTCCTTACCGGTGATGACCTGAACCAGGTCGCCCTTCTTGATCTTCATGCTTACAGCACCTCCGGCGCGAGCGAGATGATCTTCATGAACTTCTTCTCGCGCAGCTCACGGCCCACCGGGCCGAAGATACGGGTGCCGCGAGGGTCGCCGTCGTTCTTCAGAATGACGGCGGCGTTCTCGTCGAAGCGGATGTACGAGCCGTCCTGGCGGCGGCGTTCCTTCACGGTGCGAACGATGACCGCCTTGACGACGTCACCCTTCTTCACGTTGCCACCGGGGATCGCGTCCTTGACGGTGGCAACGATGACGTCACCGATGCCCGCGTAGCGGCGACCGGAGCCACCGAGAACACGGATGCAAAGGATCTCCTTGGCACCAGTGTTGTCGGCGACACGCAGTCGCGACTCCTGCTGGATCACGTCTATCTCCTGTTTGTCTGCCGGTTCCCGGCGGGGGCATCACTCCGAAGAGCTACCGCCCCCACCGAGCCTGGCGGAACGAACCTGAGGGGCCCCTGGGCTTGATGCCCAGGGCCTCAGATAATTACTTGGCCTTCTCGAGGATCTCGACGATGCGCCAGCGCTTGCTCGCCGACAGCGGACGCGTCTCCATGATGAGGACGCGGTCGCCGACGCCGGCAGCGTTCTGCTCGTCGTGCGCCTTGAGCTTGTTCGTACGGCGGATGACCTTGCCGTACAGAGCGTGCTTCACGCGGTCCTCGACAGCGACGACGACGGTCTTGTCCATCTTGTCGCTGACGACAAGACCCTCACGGGTCTTGCGGAAGCCGCGGTCAGTCGTCTCAGTCACGTTCTTCTCGCTCATCAGGCGCTCTCCACCGTCTCGATACCGAGCTCACGCTCGTGCATCAGGGTGTAGATGCGAGCGATGTCCTTACGGACGGACTTGAGCCGGCCGTTGTTCTCCAGCTGACCCGTGGCCGCCTGGAAGCGCAGCTTGAACAGCTCTTCCTTGGCCTCGCGCAGCTTGCCAACGAGCTCCTCGTTACCGAGCTCACGCAGCTCGGACGCCTTGGTTCCCGTCGCCATCACGACTCACCTGCCTCGCGCCGAACAATCCGGCACTTCATCGGAAGCTTGTGAGCAGCGCGGGTGAGCGCCTCACGAGCAATCTTCTCGTTCGGGTAGGACAGCTCGAACATGACCCGGCCCGGGTGCACGTTCGCGATCCACCACTCGGGAGAACCCTTACCGGAACCCATGCGGGTCTCGGCAGGCTTCTTCGTCAGGGGACGGTCCGGGTAGATGTTGATCCAGACCTTGCCGCCACGCTTGATGTGGCGGGTCATCGCGATACGAGCCGCCTCGATCTGGCGGTTCGTCACGTAGGCGGGGGTAAGCGCCTGGATGCCGTACTCGCCGAACGAGACCTCAGTACCGCCCTTGGCCATACCGCGGCGCTTCGGGTGGTGCTGCTTGCGGTGCTTGACCCTACGAGGGATCAGCATGTCGGTCAGGCCTCCGTTCCGGTGCTCTCAGCCGGAGCGGCGGCGGGAGCGTCGGCCTTGGGGGCCTCGGCACCAACAGCCTGCTGCGGCTTGCGGCCACCACGGCCGCCGCGCTCGCCACCACGGCCACCACGGCCGGCGGGACGGTCGCCAGCGCCGGCGGCACCACGGGCCGGGCGGTTACCCGCACGGGCCGCAGCGTTCTCGGCGCGAACCTCGGCGATGTTCTTGACATCGCCCTTGTAGATCCAGACCTTCACACCGATACGGCCGAAGGTGGTCTTGGCCTCGAAGAAGCCGTAGTCCACGTTCGCGCGGAGGGTGTGCAGCGGCACACGGCCTTCGCGGTAGAACTCGGAGCGGGACATCTCGGCGCCGCCGAGACGGCCGCCACACTGGATCTTGATGCCCTTGGCGCCGGCCTTCATCGTGCCCTGCATGCTCTTACGCATGGCGCGACGGAAGGAGACGCGGGAGGAGAGCTGCTCGGCAACGGCCTGCGCGACCAGCTGAGCGTCGACCTCGGGGTTCTTGACCTCGAGGATGTTCAGCTGGACCTGCTTGCCCGTGAGCTTCTCGAGGTCACCGCGGATGCGGTCGGCCTCGGCGCCACGGCGACCGATGACGATGCCCGGACGAGCGGTGTGGATGTCCACACGCACGCGGTCACGGGTGCGCTCGATCTCAACCTTCGAGATGCCGGCGCGCTCCATGCCGGACGTCATCATCCTGCGGATGGCGACGTCTTCCTTGACGTAGTCCTTGTACAGCTTGTCGGCGTACCAACGCGACTTGAAGTCGGTGGTGATGCCGAGCCGGAACCCGTGCGGGTTTACCTTCTGGCCCATTACCGGGAACCTTCCTTGCTGCTGACGACCACGGTGATGTGGCTGGTCCGCTTGCGGATCCGGTAGGCACGGCCCTGGGCACGCGGACGGAACCGCTTCAGGGTCGGGCCCTCGTCCACGTACGCCTCGCTGATGACCAGCGTGGAGGCGTCCGGGTGGTTGTAGTTGTGTGCGGCGTTGGCAATGGCGCTGTCGAGCACCTTGCCAACCGGCACGCTCGCGGCCTGCGGGGCGAAACGCAGGACCGCCTGAGCCTCCGTGGCATCCATGCCACGGATAAGGTCCACCACTCGGCGGGCCTTCATGGGCGTGACGCGGATGTACCGCGCCTGGGCCCTGGCTTCCATGGTTGTCCCTTCGGTGTAAGTCATAGTCGTAACCACCCCGCCTTTAGCGGCGCTTCGACTTCCGGTCGTCCTTGACGTGGCCGCGGAAGGTGCGAGTCGGCGAGAACTCGCCGAGCTTGTGGCCGACCATCGACTCGGTGACGAACACCGGGACGTGGATCTTGCCGTTGTGCACCGCGATGGTGTGACCCAGCATGGCCGGGATGATCATCGAGCGACGGGACCAGGTCTTGATGACGTTCTTGGTACCGGCTTCG is a window encoding:
- the rpsH gene encoding 30S ribosomal protein S8; the protein is MTMTDPIADMLTRLRNANSAYHDSVVMPHSKIKSHIAEILKQEGFITGWKVEDAEVGKNLVLELKFGPNRERSIAGIKRISKPGLRVYAKSTNLPKVLGGLGVAIISTSHGLLTGQQAGKKGVGGEVLAYVW
- the rplP gene encoding 50S ribosomal protein L16, producing the protein MLIPRRVKHRKQHHPKRRGMAKGGTEVSFGEYGIQALTPAYVTNRQIEAARIAMTRHIKRGGKVWINIYPDRPLTKKPAETRMGSGKGSPEWWIANVHPGRVMFELSYPNEKIAREALTRAAHKLPMKCRIVRREAGES
- the rplE gene encoding 50S ribosomal protein L5, which gives rise to MATTPRLKTKYREDIAGKLREEFSYENVMQIPGLVKIVVNMGVGDAARDSKLIDGAIKDLTTITGQKPAVTKARKSIAQFKLREGQPIGCHVTLRGDRMWEFLDRTLSLALPRIRDFRGLSPKQFDGRGNYTFGLTEQVMFHEIDQDKIDRTRGMDITVVTTATNDAEGRALLRHLGFPFKEA
- the rplX gene encoding 50S ribosomal protein L24 — translated: MKIKKGDLVQVITGKDKGKQGKVILAIPTENRVLVEGVNRVKKHTKAGQTAGGSQTGGIVITEAPIHVSNVQLVVEKDGQKVVTRVGFRFDDEGNKIRVAKRTGEDI
- the rplR gene encoding 50S ribosomal protein L18, whose amino-acid sequence is MAYGVKIAKGDAYKRAAKARRHIRIRKNVSGTAERPRLVVTRSNRNIVAQVIDDLQGHTLASASTLDASIRGGEGDKSSQAQAVGALVAERAKAAGVETVVFDRGGNRYAGRIAALADAAREAGLKF
- the rplV gene encoding 50S ribosomal protein L22, with the protein product MEARAQARYIRVTPMKARRVVDLIRGMDATEAQAVLRFAPQAASVPVGKVLDSAIANAAHNYNHPDASTLVISEAYVDEGPTLKRFRPRAQGRAYRIRKRTSHITVVVSSKEGSR
- the rpmC gene encoding 50S ribosomal protein L29 → MATGTKASELRELGNEELVGKLREAKEELFKLRFQAATGQLENNGRLKSVRKDIARIYTLMHERELGIETVESA
- the rpsC gene encoding 30S ribosomal protein S3 encodes the protein MGQKVNPHGFRLGITTDFKSRWYADKLYKDYVKEDVAIRRMMTSGMERAGISKVEIERTRDRVRVDIHTARPGIVIGRRGAEADRIRGDLEKLTGKQVQLNILEVKNPEVDAQLVAQAVAEQLSSRVSFRRAMRKSMQGTMKAGAKGIKIQCGGRLGGAEMSRSEFYREGRVPLHTLRANVDYGFFEAKTTFGRIGVKVWIYKGDVKNIAEVRAENAAARAGNRPARGAAGAGDRPAGRGGRGGERGGRGGRKPQQAVGAEAPKADAPAAAPAESTGTEA
- the rpsS gene encoding 30S ribosomal protein S19, with protein sequence MPRSLKKGPFVDGHLIKKVDVQNEAGTKNVIKTWSRRSMIIPAMLGHTIAVHNGKIHVPVFVTESMVGHKLGEFSPTRTFRGHVKDDRKSKRR
- the rpsE gene encoding 30S ribosomal protein S5, whose product is MAGPQRRGSGAGGGERRDRKGRDGGPAAEKTAYVERVVAINRVAKVVKGGRRFSFTALVVVGDGDGTVGVGYGKAKEVPAAIAKGVEEAKKSFFKVPRIQGTIPHPITGERAAGVVLLKPAAPGTGVIAGGPVRAVLECAGVHDILSKSLGSSNAINIVHATVAALKGLQRPEEIAARRGLPLEDVAPAALLRARAGAGA
- the rpsQ gene encoding 30S ribosomal protein S17 — translated: MSEKNVTETTDRGFRKTREGLVVSDKMDKTVVVAVEDRVKHALYGKVIRRTNKLKAHDEQNAAGVGDRVLIMETRPLSASKRWRIVEILEKAK
- the rplN gene encoding 50S ribosomal protein L14, which translates into the protein MIQQESRLRVADNTGAKEILCIRVLGGSGRRYAGIGDVIVATVKDAIPGGNVKKGDVVKAVIVRTVKERRRQDGSYIRFDENAAVILKNDGDPRGTRIFGPVGRELREKKFMKIISLAPEVL
- the rplF gene encoding 50S ribosomal protein L6 translates to MSRIGKLPIQVPAGVDVTIDGQAVAVKGPKGSLALTVKAPIEIVKGEDGVLNVTRPNDERQNKALHGLSRTLVANMITGVTTGYVKALEISGVGYRVAAKGSNLEFQLGYSHPILIEAPEGISFKVESPTKFSVEGIDKQKVGEVAANIRKLRKPDPYKAKGVKYAGEVIRRKVGKAGK
- a CDS encoding type Z 30S ribosomal protein S14, with product MAKKALIAKAARKPKFGVRAYTRCQRCGRPHSVYRKFGLCRVCLREMAHRGELPGVTKSSW